The stretch of DNA CCCGCTCAACGATGAGCACAGGCATGGGGTGTTCAGTTGTGCGGGTTGCGCGCTCGACCTGTTCTCCTCCGACACCAAGTTCGACAGCGGCACCGGGTGGCCGAGTTTCTGGCGGCCGCTCGACGGTGCCGTACTGGAGCGCCAGGACGACAGCATCGGCATGGCTCGCACCGAGGTGCTCTGCCGGCGCTGCGGCGGTCACCTCGGCCATGTGTTCGACGACGGTCCACAGCCCACCGGGCTGCGCTACTGCATGAACGGCGTCGCGATGAACTTCCGTGCGCTCTGACCTACCCGAAGGTGAATGAAAACGCTTGCAGCCCTTGGCTCAACTGCACCTCGAGGGTGTTGCGATTGACCTCGTCGTCGGCGGCAATCTGGCGCAGGGCAGGGGGACCGCTGACCGGTATCTGCATGGACTCGCCGTCGCGGGTGACGGTCACCGTGCCCGTCCCACCGATCACCAGGTAGACGTTGCGGGCGCGGTAGTTCAGTTCGATGCTCGAGTGTGCAGCGTTGGCCGTCGCGCCCTGATAGTCCAGCTTCCAATCGCCTTTGTAGGCGAACGTGTCGTCGGGCAGGCGCGTCGGATATTCGTAGGTCGTTGCGCCCTCGTCATAGCTACCGGTGCCGCCATAGTTCACCACCTTGCCGACGCCCAGATAGGTCTCCGGCGTCAGATCCGGTGGCGGAGTCGTGTCAGCGGCGTCGGTGGGAGCCGGCAGTTTGATGCCCGGGTGCGCGTCGGAAAGCAGTTGGCGGATAATGGTTTCCGTTTGCGCGTAGTCGCCCTCGCCGAATTTGATGTGGCGCACAGTTCCGTTGGCGTCGATCAGATACTTGGCGGGCCAATACCGGTTGCGGTAGTTGCTCCACGTCGAGTAGTTAGGATCGAGCGCGACCGGATAGGTGATGCCAAGATCTCTGGCGCCGCCGGCGACGTTGGCGGGTACGCGCTCGAACGCGTACTCCGGTGTGTGCACACCGATCACCTCTAGGCCGGCGTCCTTATAGGCGTGATACCAGTCGACGATGTGGGGGATGGCGCGCTGGCAGTTGATGCACGAGTATGCCCAGAAGTCGACGATAACGACCTTGCCCCGCCGCGATTTCAGGTCGACCGCGGCTCCGTTCGGCGTGTTCAGCCAGCCGGTGATCCCGGTTAGGTCGGGGGCGGTACCGCAGCTCTCCAGCTCGGGCGCGCCGTTGGTGCAGTTGGACAGCTCCTTGTTCTGGTCGTTGACAAGGCCGCCCAGGTTGAGCTTTTCGCGCAGTTGCGCGTCGCCGCCGACGGTTTCCTGAAGTTTGGCGGTGTAGTCGGGGATCGCGCGTTGCAGCGCGGCGGGCAGGTTGAACACCAGTGCCACGGCGAGCAGGATCGTGACAATGCCTGCAGCGATTCGGATTTCGCCTTGGCGTCGGCGAAACGCCGCCACGCGTTCTGAGACACGGCGGCCTGCCAACGCGAAGAACAACAGCGGCAGCGCGGCACCGACCGCGAACGACAGTGTGAGCGCCACAGTCGGTAGACCGACGGTGCCCGTCGCGCCCGCGATCACGATGGCCGCCAGCACGGGGCCCGCGCACGGCACGTACAGCACGCCAAGCGCCAGGCCGAGCCCGAAACCGCCACTGCCGGAACCGAATTGCTTCTGCGGCAGCCGTGAGAACGGCTTCTCCAGCAGCGCTTCGACTCTCGGGAAGATCAGGCCGACGCCGATCGCCGCCAATGCCACCAACGCGACCCAGCGGATCGCGTCCTGCGGCAGGTGCAGGAGCGACAGCAGCGCCGAGCCGACAAGCGTGACTATTGAGAAGCTCAGCACCAGGCCGCCGATCACGCGGTACGGTCGCGCTTTCGGCTGGCCGGCCTGGGCGCCGGAGAAGAAGATGACTGGCAGCACCGGCAGGATGCACGGCGAGATGCCGGTGATCACACCACCGAGAAAGCCGATGAGAGCGAGTGTGAACATGGGGGCGCTCTTCTTATGGCCGAGCTGGGCCTGCTCGCGCGAGGCCCAGCTCGGGGAGTCGGGGCCTAGGCGGCCGGGGGCATCAGGACGGTGTCGATGAGATACACGGTCGCGTTGGCGGTGCGGACGCCGCCGCACACCACGCCTGCGTTGTTGACCTTCAGGTTGTTACCCATGCCGGTCACGTCGACCTGGCCGCCCTGCACGGTCTTGTGCATGCCGACGACCTGAGCGGGGCTCGCCTGTCCGGGCACCACGTGATAGGTCAGGATGCTGCTTAGCAGATTCGAGTCTGTCTTCAGCTTCTCGATGGTGGCCGGGTCGATCTTCGCGAATGCCGCGTCGGTCGGTGCGAACACCGTGAACTGGCTACCGTTGAGGGTGTCGACGAGATTCACGTTGGGGTTGAGCTTGCCCGACAAGGCGGCGGTCAGCGTGGTCAGCAGCGGGTTGTTCGACGCCGCCACCGCCACCGGATCCTGCGCCATGCCGGTCACCGAGCCGGGGCCGGTGGGGTTCTGCGCGGCGTAGTCGGCGCAACCCGGTCCGACCAGACCGGCGCCGGGGTCCATCGGCTGATCCATGGGCTTGGGCGCGGCGCTGCTGGCCGCCATCGTCGAGCTGGTGACGGACGCCGGAGCGGCAGTGGACGAGTCGCTCGAACACGCCGAGAGGCCCAGTACCGCGACCGCGGTCAGGCCTGCCACCGAGATTGCTTGACGGTGAATGATTTTCATGACGTTGTGACTCCCTTGTCGTGACGGGCGTGGTGCCCGCCTTTGTGTTGACGAAGGGGATTCGGCGTGAGGCCCGTCATGGATGGAAGCCGACCGCTGACGTCACATTTGCGTCACACTTTCCTTTCTCCCAATCGCGAACGTGGGTTACCCGCACGCCTCAGCGGCTTTTTGCGTGCGGGTAACCCACGTTCGCGGGCGTTGCGGATGCGGGACAATGGGTCGGTGAGTACCGGCGGGCAGGACCGAAGCGACCGGGGAATCAACCGCGTCCGGGTGCTGATACTCGGCAGCACCGGCTCGATCGGCACCCAGGCGCTGGACGTCATCGCCGCCAACCCCGACCGCTTCGAGGTCGTCGGGCTGGCGGCGGGCGGCGGTAACCCGGACCTGCTGGCCCAGCAGCGCGCCGAGACCGGCGTGACGAACATTGCCGTTGCCGATGACGCCGCGGCCGCCAAGGTCGGCGACGTGACCTACGCCGGGCCCGACGCCGCCACCCAGCTCGTCGAGAACACCGAAGCCGACGTGGTGCTCAACGCGCTGGTCGGCGCGCTCGGGCTCAAGCCAACCCTGGCCGCACTCGGCACCGGCGCACGGCTGGCGCTGGCGAACAAGGAGTCGCTGGTCGCCGGCGGGCCGTTGGTGCTCAAGGCCGCCAAGCCGGGCCAGATCGTGCCCGTCGACTCCGAACATTCCGCGATGGCGCAGTGCCTACGCGGCGGTACTCCCGACGAGGTGGCCAAGATCGTGCTGACCGCGTCGGGCGGGCCGTTCCGCGGCTGGCCGGCCGAGCGGCTCGAGGACGTTACCCCCGAGCAGGCCGGCGCGCATCCCACCTGGTCGATGGGCCCGATGAACACGCTGAATTCGGCGTCGCTGGTGAACAAGGGTCTGGAGCTGATCGAGACGCACCTGCTGTTCGGCATCCCGTATGACCGCATCGAAGTCGTGGTCCACCCGCAGTCGATCGTGCACTCCATGGTCACCTTCACCGACGGCTCGACGCTGGCGCAGGCCAGCCCGCCGGATATGAAGCTGCCCATCGCCCTTGCCCTTGGCTGGCCGTCTCGGGTCGCCAACGCGGCCCTGGCCTGTGACTTCTCCACAGCTTCGACCTGGGATTTCGAGCCGCTGGATGCCGCAGTGTTTCCGGCCGTGGAGCTGGCGAAAACGGCGGGCACGAAGGGCGGCTGCCTGACCGCGGTCTACAACGCCGCCAACGAGGAGGCCGCCGCGGCGTTCCTCGACGGCCGGATCCGGTTCCCCGCGATCGTGCGGACGATTGCCGAGGTCCTGCGCGCTGCCGACCAGTGGGCCGCCCAACCCGCTACCGTGGAAGACGTACTTGATGCGCAACACTGGGCCCGCGACCGGGCAAAGGGCGCAGTTTCCCGGGAGGTCGTCACCACCAAATGATGATGTGGATCATCGGCGTCGCGCTGTTCGCGCTCTTCATCTTGATGTCGGTGGCGTTGCACGAATGCGGGCACATGTGGGCGGCGCGCGCGACCGGCATGAAGGTGCGACGCTACTTCGTCGGCTTCGGCCCGACGCTGTGGTCGACGCGTCGGCCCAACAAGCTCGGTTACACCGAATACGGCGTCAAGGCCGTACCGCTCGGCGGCTTCTGCGACATCGCGGGCATGACCGCGATCGACGAGATCGCCCCCGAGGACCAGCCCTACGCGATGTACAAGCAGAAGACCTGGAAGCGGGTGCTGGTGCTGTTTGCGGGCCCGGCCATGAACTTCGTCATCGGCCTGGTACTCATCTACGGCATGGCGTTGATGTGGGGGCTGCCGAACCTGCATCCCCAACCCGCCGCCTACGTCAGCGAAACCTCTTGTGTCGCACCGCAACTCAGCAAGGACCAGATGGGCCATTGCGAGGGCATCGGACCCGCGGCCGCGGCGGGCATCAAGGCGGGCGACATCATCGTCAAGGTCGGCGACAAGGACGTCTCCAACCCCGATCAGATGGTCGCCGCCGTTCGCGCGCTGAACGGGCCGGCGCAGTTCGTCGTCGAACGCGACGGCACCAAGTTCACCACCATGGTCGACGTCACCCGCACGCAGCGGTGGACCTCCAAGGACGCGCAGGCACCCAGCACCGTGTCCGCCGTCGGCATCTCTGCCGCCGAGTTCGGCCCCGTCAAGTACAAGCAGTTCAACCCGGTCACCGCAATACCGGGCACTGTCGCGTTCACCGGCGACCTGGCCGTCGAACTGGGCAAATCGCTGGCGAAGATCCCCACCAAGATCGGCGCGCTGGTGCACTCCATCGGCGGTGGCGAACGCGATCCGGAGACACCGATCAGCGTCGTCGGCGCATCGATCATCGGCGGCGACGCGTTCGAGCACGGCTTTTTCATGGCGTTCTGGTTCTTCCTGGCTCAGCTGAACTTCGTGCTCGGCGCCATCAACCTGGTGCCGCTGCTGCCGTTCGACGGTGGACACATCGCGATTGCCGTATTCGAGAAGATCCGCAATATGATTCGCAAGGCGCGCGGCATCCTGCCCGCGGCCCCGGTGAACTATCTCAAGCTCATGCCGGCCACCTACGTCATCCTGGTCGTGGTCATCGGCTATATGGCGCTGACGGTGACCGCTGACTTCGTCAACCCGATCAGACCGTTCCAGTAGGAGACACAAATGTCCGTCGGCTTAGGTATGCCGGCCCCGCCTGTTCCCACCCTTGCGCCGCGTCGCAAGACCCGCCAGCTGATGGTCGGCAACGTCGGCGTTGGCAGCGACCATCCGATCGCGGTGCAGTCCATGTGCACCACCAAGACCCACGACATCAACTCCACGCTGCAGCAGATCGCCGAGCTGACGGCGTCCGGCTGCGACATCGTCCGGGTGGCGTGCCCGCGACAGGAGGACGCCGACGCGCTGTCCGAGATCGCCAAACACAGCCAGATCCCGGTGATTGCCGACATCCACTTCCAGCCGAAGTACATCTTCGCCGCGATCGACGCCGGCTGCGCCGCGGTGCGCGTAAACCCCGGCAATATCAAGGAATTCGACGGCCGGGTGGCCGAAGTGGCCAAGGCCGCGGGGGCCGCGGGCATCCCGATCCGTATCGGGGTCAACGCCGGAAGCCTCGACAAACGGTTCATGGAGAAGTACGGCAAGGCCACGCCTGAGGCGCTCGTCGAATCCGCGCTGTGGGAGGCCTCGCTGTTCGAGGAGCATGGCTTCGGCGACATCAAGATCAGCGTCAAGCACAACGACCCGGTGATCATGGTCGCCGCCTACGAGCAGTTGGCCGCGCAGTGCGACTACCCGCTTCACCTCGGTGTCACCGAGGCAGGCCCCGCCTTCCAGGGCACCATCAAGTCCGCGGTCGCGTTCGGGGCGTTGCTGTCGCGCGGCATCGGCGACACGATCCGGGTGTCGCTGTCGGCGCCGCCGATCGAAGAGGTCAAGGTCGGCAACCAGATTCTCGAGTCGCTGAACCTGCGGCCGCGAAAACTGGAGATCGTGTCGTGTCCGTCGTGCGGACGCGCGCAGGTCGACGTCTACACCTTGGCCAACGAAGTCAGCGCCGGCCTGGAAGGCATGGAGGTGCCGCTGCGCGTTGCTGTGATGGGTTGCGTTGTCAACGGACCCGGCGAAGCGCGCGAGGCGGACCTCGGCGTCGCGTCCGGCAACGGCAAGGGGCAGATCTTCGTCAAGGGCGAAGTGATCAAGACCGTGCCGGAGGCGCAGATCGTAGAGACATTGATCGAAGAGGCCCTGCGGATTGCAGAAGAGCGCGGCGACGAAACATCTGCCAGCGGTTCGCCGATTGTGACCGTAAGCTGAGCATGACCCTGTGAGCGGGGTCACCGCCCCCGGGAACGGTTAGAAAGAGTCTCCATGTCGGCTCCGCCGCTATTCCGCCTCGTCGACGAGCGACGGGTGTCGGTGGTGCGTGACGCTGCGGCGGTACGCCAGGTGCTCGACGAGGATCCCGTCGGTAGCTGCATGGTGGCGTCGCGGGTCGCCGAGCACGGCGTCGAGCCGTCCGCGATCGGCGGCGAGCTGTGGACGCGGCGACGGGTCAGCGAATCTCTCTGCTACGCAGGTGCGAACCTGATCCCATTGCGCGGTGACCTCACCGATCTAAATGCCTTTGCGGACAAGGCAATGAGCACCGCGCGCCGCTGCTCGTCGCTGGTGGGCCGCGCCGAATACGTGATGCCGATGTGGCGGCGCCTCGAGCATGCGTGGGGTCCGGCGCGCGACGTCCGCGAACATCAACCGCTCATGGCCCTCAGCGGGGCACCGCAATCGTCGATGGATCCTGCGGTGCGCCCGGTGCGCGTCGACGAACTCGACGCCTACCTGGTGGCAGCCATCGACATGTTCATCGGCGAAGTCGGCATCGACCCGCGCACCGGCGACGGCGGCCGCGGCTACCGGCGGCGCGTCGCAGGCCTGATCGCCGCCGGCCGGGCATGGGCGCGCTTCGAGCGCGGCCAGGTGGTGTTCAAGGCCGAAGTCGGATCGCAGTCGCCGTCAGTCGGGCAGATCCAGGGCGTCTGGGTACACCCTGATTGGCGCGGGCGCGGACTCGGCACCGCGGGCACCGCCACCCTCGCGTCGGCGGTGGTGCGCAGCGGCCGCATCGCCAGCCTGTACGTCAACGACTTCAACACCGTCGCCCGCGCTACCTACGCGCGCATCGGATTCGAACAGGTCGGCAGCTTCTCCACGGTGTTGCTGGACTAACGTCGACCGGTATGACGGAGCAGGACAACAAGGTCGAGCGCAGGGAGATCGCCCGCGCAATGGTACGAGCGCTCGAATGCAGGCACGAACTGCTCGACGCCGTCGTCGAATCAGAGGACTACGACACCGCGATCGAGGCGATCGCCACCCTCGTCGGCACGTCGCAGGTCGCCGCCGAAGCGGTGCTCCGGTTGTCGTTCGACCGGCTCACAAGGGTCTCGCGAGACAGGATCGCGGCCGAACTCGAGGACCTCAACAGCCAACTCAGTTTCATGGCTGAACATCAAGCGAGCCTCGGCAACAACCTGGTGCTGCGCCCGTTCGCGGCGGACAAGGACCGCGACCTCTTCGCCGCGCGTACCGACGATGTACGCGCGGCCGGCGACGGCTCGGGCGCGCCTCCCGGTGACCTCGACGACGAGATTCGCGCTGCCCTGGGCCGGGTCGACGCCGAAGAGGCAGCGTGGCTGGTGGCCATCGACGGTTCCGACAAGGTCGGCATGGTGTTCGGCGAGTTGTCCAGCGGTGAGGTCAACGTCCGGGTCTGGATCCACCCCGCCTACCGCAAGCAGGGCTACGGCACGGCAGCGCTGCGCAAATCACGCTCGGAGATGGCCGCGTACTTCCCGGCGGTGCCACTGGTAGTGCGTGCCCCTGCCGCCGGCTCCTGAGCACCGCCGATTTCTGCCTGAGGGTCGTGGAATTCGAAGGATCGCGACCCTGACGCAGAATTCGGTGCGCCTCCACGCGATTCAGGTCTCAGGTTCGTAACATCAGCCTCAATGGCAACATCGCTCTCAATTGCAACACGTGCGACCACTCTGCTGACGGTCGTGACCCTGGCAGTGACGCTCAACGCGTGCACCCCGAAACCGAACGGCCCCGAACCGATCGCCGAGAAGTTTTTCGCCGCGCTGGCGACTGGCGACACCGCGGCCGCCGCGGAGCTGGCCGACAAACCGGCCGACGCCAGGGCGGCGCTCAACGAGGCGTGGGCCGGGCTGCAGGCCAAGCGGTTGGACGCGCAGATCCTCGGCTCTAAGTACGCCGAGGACACCGGCAGCATTGCTTACCGCTACACCTGGCACCTGCCGAAGAATCGGACGTGGACCTACGACGGGCAGCTGAACATGGTGCGCGAGGAAGGCAAGTGGGAGGTCCGGTGGAGCACCACCGGGTTGCACCCGCGACTCGGCGAACACCAGACCTTCGCGCTGCGCGCCGACCCGCCGCGTCGGGCGTCGGTCAACGAGCATGGTGGCACCGACGTGTTGGTGCCCGGCAACCTCTATCACTTTGAGCTGGACGCGAAATCGGCTGGCGCAGCACTGATGTCGACAGCCAGAGCGGTGGCCGACGCGCTGCGGCCGTTCGACAACACGCTGGATCCGCAGCGGCTGGCCGAACAGGCCAGCTCGTCGAAGACCCCGCTGAGCCTGATCACGTTGCGCCAGTCCGACCACGATCGGGTGGCCGGCGCGATCGGGGCGCTGCCCGGTGTCGTGGTGACGCCCCAGGCCGACTTGCTGCCCACTGACGACTCGTTCGCGCCCGACATCATCAATCAGGTCAAGAGCGCGGTGCTCGACGATCTCGACGGCCAGGCCGGCTGGCGGGTCGTCAGCTTGAACCAGAACGGTGCCGACGTCGACGTGCTCAACGAGGTCGCGGGAGCACCTGCGCCGTCGGTCACCATCAGCCTGGATCGGGCCGTGCAGAACGCGGCGCAGGGCGCCGTCAACACGACCGGCAAGAAGGCGATGATCGTCGTGATCAAGCCGTCGACGGGGGAGATCCTGGCCGTTGCGCAGAACGGCTCTGCCGACACGGAGGGACCGCTCGCGACCACCGGTCTGTACCCACCCGGGTCGACGTTCAAGATCATCACCGCGGGCGCTGCCATCGACCGCGATATGGCCACCCCCAACACACTGCTTGGCTGCCCGGGGACGATCGACATCGGCCAACGCACCATCCCGAACTACGGCGGCTTCGACCTCGGCACGGTGCCGATGTCGCGGGCGTTCGCGAGTTCGTGCAACACCACGTTCGCGGAGCTTGCGAGCAGGATGCCGCCGCGCGGGTTGACGATGGCTGCGGCGCAGTACGGGATCGGCCCCGACTACCAGATCGAGGGCATCAGTACGGTTTCCGGTTCTGTTCCGCCGACGGTGAACCTGGCCGAGCGCACCGAGGACGGTTTCGGCCAGGGCAAGGTGTTGGTCAGCCCGTTCGGGATGGCGTTGGCCGCCGCGACCGTCGCCGCAGGGAAAACGCCTGTGCCGCAACTGATTGAGGGTCGACATACCGTCATCACGGGGGACCGCACCCCGATCACGCCGAAGATGCTCGACGGGCTGCGACCGATGATGCGGCTGGTGGTCACCAACGGCACCGCCAAGGATCTCGATGGTTCCGGCGACGTGCGCGGCAAGACCGGTGAGGCGGAATTCAACGGTGGCTCGCACGCGTGGTTCGCCGGGTACCGCGGGGACATGGCGTTCGCGGCGCTGATCGTCGGCGGCGGGTCGTCGGAGTACGCGGTGCGGATGCTCAAGGGCATGTTCGGTCAGCTACCGCCGGACTATCTGGCCTGAGTGGATTGCGCCGGCGGTACCGTTGGTTGCGGCTATGACGGACATCAACGGTGAATACGCGATGCGCATCTCGGATGCGGACCGCAACGGCACGTTGCGGCGGCTGCACAATGCTGTCGCGCTCGGACTGATCGACATCGACGAGTTCGAGGAGCGCTCAGCGCTGGTGTCGCAGGCCAGGCTGCGCACCGATCTGGACTCGCTCGTCGGCGACCTGCCAGGACCGGGCGCGATCGTCACCACCGCCACCGACCGGGTGGAGCTTCGCGGGGTGCTGGGCTCGCTCAAGCGCCAGGGGGAGTGGATCGTGCCGACCCGGCTGGCCCTGCACCGGCGGATGGGCTCAGTGGATTTGGACCTGACCCGGGCGCGGTTCGCAGGCCCGATGGTCGTCGTGGAACTCGACCTGAAGTTCGGCGGGTTGGATCTGCGACTGCCTGATGGTGCGAGCGCATCGATCGACGACGTCGAAGTCATTGTCGGCAGCGCGCACGACCACCGCAAGGATGCGCCCGCCGAAGGCAGGCCACACGTCATCCTCACCGGCAAAGTGGTGTGCGGATCGGTCGACATCCGCGGACCACGCCGATCATTTCGGTTCGGCCGCGCTACTTGAGCGGCTCGTCCAGTCGAGCGCCGCTCGGGGTCGCTGTCGGTTTCTGCCACCTACAGGCTGCAGCTACTCTGGCGTCATGCCTGTTCGCACCGCCCTTCGCCCCGGCGTGGTCTCACCGACGCTGCCGGTGCCCCGTTCGATCGCACTTCCGGAATACGCGTGGAAGCCGACCGTCAAAGAGGGCAGCGAGCCGTGGGTACAGACGCCCGAGGTGATCGAGAAGATGCGTGTCGCGGGCCGCATCGCCGCGGGCGCGCTTACCGAGGCGGGTAAGGCCGTAGCTCCCGGGGTTACCACCGATGAGTTGGACCGCATCGCCCACGAGTACATGATCGACCACGGGGCCTACCCATCGACGCTCGGCTACAAGGGCTACCCGAAGTCCTGCTGCACGTCGCTGAACGAGATCATCTGCCACGGCATCCCGGACTCGACGGTCATCGAGGACGGCGACATCGTCAACATCGACGTCACCGCTTATCTCGACGGGGTGCACGGCGACACCAACGCCACCTTCCTGGCGGGCAACGTGTCCGAGGAGCATCGCCTGCTCGTCGAGCGCACCCACGAGGCGACGATGCGCGCGATCAAGGCCGTCAAACCGGGCAGGCAGCTCTCCGTCGTCGGCCGGGTCATCGAGTCGTATGCAAATCGGTTCGGCTACAACGTCGTTCGTGATTTCACCGGACACGGCATCGGCACCACCTTTCACAACGGGTTGGTGGTGCTGCACTACGATCAGCCTGCTGTCGAGACCGTGTTGGAGCCAGGGATGACGTTCACCATCGAGCCGATGATCAACCTCGGCGCACTGGACTACGAGATCTGGGACGACGGTTGGACTGTCGCCACCGTCGACAAGAAGTGGACCGCGCAGTTCGAGCACACCCTGGTGGTCACCGACGACGGCGCGGAGATCCTGACCCAGCTGTGAGACTTCCCCCGTGAGCAGACGCAAACTGCCCCGACACGCCGAGAAAAAGGGGCACTTTGCGTCTGCTCGCGGGAGAAAAGTGACCACCAACGGCGCGCTGCTGGTCGCTGGCACCACGTCGGACGCCGGGAAATCCATGGTCGTTGCGGGGCTGTGTCGGCTGTTGGCGCGCAAGGGTATTCGGGTAGCGCCGTTCAAGGCGCAGAATATGTCCAACAATTCGGCCGTCACCGTCGAGGGCGGGGAGATCGGCCGAGCGCAGGCCATGCAGGCCCGCGCCGCCGGTCTGCCACCCAGCGTCCGCTTCAATCCCATCCTGCTCAAGCCGGGCAGCGATCGCACCTCACAGCTGGTGCTGCGCGGTCAGGTCGTTGACACCGTCGGCGCAGGAGACTACTTCACCCATCGCGCCCGGCTCGCCGCCGTTGTGGCCGACGAATTACATTCGCTGCGAAGCGAATTCGACGCGGTGATCTGCGAAGGGGCCGGCTCACCCGCCGAGATCAATCTGCGGGCAACCGATCTGGCGAATATGGGACTGGCGCGCGCTGCGGAGCTGCCCGTCATCGTGGTGGGTGACATCGACCGCGGTGGGCTGCTGGCCCACCTGCACGGCACCCTCGCGGTGCTTGAACCCGACGACCAGCGACTGATCTCTGGCTTCGTGGTCAACAAGTTCCGCGGCGATCCCGGCCTGCTCGCCCCAGGACTCGAGCAACTGCGACAGCTGACCGGCCGCCCCACCTACGGCGTCATTCCCTACACCGACGGCCTGTGGCTGGACACCGAGGACTCGTTGTCCGTGCACGGCTCGCTCGGTGCTCCTCAGCCACCGCGGGGTACAGACTGGCTGAGGGTGGCCGCGATCCGGCTGCCCCGCATCTCGAATTCCACCGACGTCGAGGCGCTGGCCTGCGAACCCGGTGTGCTGGTGCGGTGGGTGACCGATGTCGCCGACCTCGCCGACGCTGACGTGGTGGTGCTCCCGGGCAGTAAGGCCACCGTCTCCGACCTGGTCTGGCTGCGCGAGCGCGGGCTCGCCGACGGCATCGTCACCCACGCCACAGCGGGCAAGCCGGTGCTGGGCATCTGCGGCGGATTCCAGATGCTGTGTGCGCGTATCGATGATCCGGTGGAGTCCAAGGCCGGCGCGGTCGAAGGCCTCGCGCTGCTCGACGCCGACATCGCGTTTGCGCCCCAGAAGACGTTGCGGCACTGGGAAACCCCACTGCAGGGCTACGAAATCCACCACGGCCAACTGCAGCGCCACACCGAGGACGACTGGCTGGCTGTCGGTATCCGGAGCGGACACGTCTAC from Mycobacterium sp. JS623 encodes:
- the msrB gene encoding peptide-methionine (R)-S-oxide reductase MsrB, producing the protein MSVTRRQFLVGVGAASATIVGAAACARSAVASPAVDFEVTHTDAEWKQLLTAEQYNVLRRAGTEMPYSSPLNDEHRHGVFSCAGCALDLFSSDTKFDSGTGWPSFWRPLDGAVLERQDDSIGMARTEVLCRRCGGHLGHVFDDGPQPTGLRYCMNGVAMNFRAL
- a CDS encoding cytochrome c biogenesis protein DipZ produces the protein MFTLALIGFLGGVITGISPCILPVLPVIFFSGAQAGQPKARPYRVIGGLVLSFSIVTLVGSALLSLLHLPQDAIRWVALVALAAIGVGLIFPRVEALLEKPFSRLPQKQFGSGSGGFGLGLALGVLYVPCAGPVLAAIVIAGATGTVGLPTVALTLSFAVGAALPLLFFALAGRRVSERVAAFRRRQGEIRIAAGIVTILLAVALVFNLPAALQRAIPDYTAKLQETVGGDAQLREKLNLGGLVNDQNKELSNCTNGAPELESCGTAPDLTGITGWLNTPNGAAVDLKSRRGKVVIVDFWAYSCINCQRAIPHIVDWYHAYKDAGLEVIGVHTPEYAFERVPANVAGGARDLGITYPVALDPNYSTWSNYRNRYWPAKYLIDANGTVRHIKFGEGDYAQTETIIRQLLSDAHPGIKLPAPTDAADTTPPPDLTPETYLGVGKVVNYGGTGSYDEGATTYEYPTRLPDDTFAYKGDWKLDYQGATANAAHSSIELNYRARNVYLVIGGTGTVTVTRDGESMQIPVSGPPALRQIAADDEVNRNTLEVQLSQGLQAFSFTFG
- a CDS encoding fasciclin domain-containing protein; its protein translation is MKIIHRQAISVAGLTAVAVLGLSACSSDSSTAAPASVTSSTMAASSAAPKPMDQPMDPGAGLVGPGCADYAAQNPTGPGSVTGMAQDPVAVAASNNPLLTTLTAALSGKLNPNVNLVDTLNGSQFTVFAPTDAAFAKIDPATIEKLKTDSNLLSSILTYHVVPGQASPAQVVGMHKTVQGGQVDVTGMGNNLKVNNAGVVCGGVRTANATVYLIDTVLMPPAA
- the dxr gene encoding 1-deoxy-D-xylulose-5-phosphate reductoisomerase gives rise to the protein MRDNGSVSTGGQDRSDRGINRVRVLILGSTGSIGTQALDVIAANPDRFEVVGLAAGGGNPDLLAQQRAETGVTNIAVADDAAAAKVGDVTYAGPDAATQLVENTEADVVLNALVGALGLKPTLAALGTGARLALANKESLVAGGPLVLKAAKPGQIVPVDSEHSAMAQCLRGGTPDEVAKIVLTASGGPFRGWPAERLEDVTPEQAGAHPTWSMGPMNTLNSASLVNKGLELIETHLLFGIPYDRIEVVVHPQSIVHSMVTFTDGSTLAQASPPDMKLPIALALGWPSRVANAALACDFSTASTWDFEPLDAAVFPAVELAKTAGTKGGCLTAVYNAANEEAAAAFLDGRIRFPAIVRTIAEVLRAADQWAAQPATVEDVLDAQHWARDRAKGAVSREVVTTK
- a CDS encoding M50 family metallopeptidase: MMWIIGVALFALFILMSVALHECGHMWAARATGMKVRRYFVGFGPTLWSTRRPNKLGYTEYGVKAVPLGGFCDIAGMTAIDEIAPEDQPYAMYKQKTWKRVLVLFAGPAMNFVIGLVLIYGMALMWGLPNLHPQPAAYVSETSCVAPQLSKDQMGHCEGIGPAAAAGIKAGDIIVKVGDKDVSNPDQMVAAVRALNGPAQFVVERDGTKFTTMVDVTRTQRWTSKDAQAPSTVSAVGISAAEFGPVKYKQFNPVTAIPGTVAFTGDLAVELGKSLAKIPTKIGALVHSIGGGERDPETPISVVGASIIGGDAFEHGFFMAFWFFLAQLNFVLGAINLVPLLPFDGGHIAIAVFEKIRNMIRKARGILPAAPVNYLKLMPATYVILVVVIGYMALTVTADFVNPIRPFQ
- the ispG gene encoding flavodoxin-dependent (E)-4-hydroxy-3-methylbut-2-enyl-diphosphate synthase; this translates as MSVGLGMPAPPVPTLAPRRKTRQLMVGNVGVGSDHPIAVQSMCTTKTHDINSTLQQIAELTASGCDIVRVACPRQEDADALSEIAKHSQIPVIADIHFQPKYIFAAIDAGCAAVRVNPGNIKEFDGRVAEVAKAAGAAGIPIRIGVNAGSLDKRFMEKYGKATPEALVESALWEASLFEEHGFGDIKISVKHNDPVIMVAAYEQLAAQCDYPLHLGVTEAGPAFQGTIKSAVAFGALLSRGIGDTIRVSLSAPPIEEVKVGNQILESLNLRPRKLEIVSCPSCGRAQVDVYTLANEVSAGLEGMEVPLRVAVMGCVVNGPGEAREADLGVASGNGKGQIFVKGEVIKTVPEAQIVETLIEEALRIAEERGDETSASGSPIVTVS
- a CDS encoding GNAT family N-acetyltransferase, with product MSAPPLFRLVDERRVSVVRDAAAVRQVLDEDPVGSCMVASRVAEHGVEPSAIGGELWTRRRVSESLCYAGANLIPLRGDLTDLNAFADKAMSTARRCSSLVGRAEYVMPMWRRLEHAWGPARDVREHQPLMALSGAPQSSMDPAVRPVRVDELDAYLVAAIDMFIGEVGIDPRTGDGGRGYRRRVAGLIAAGRAWARFERGQVVFKAEVGSQSPSVGQIQGVWVHPDWRGRGLGTAGTATLASAVVRSGRIASLYVNDFNTVARATYARIGFEQVGSFSTVLLD
- a CDS encoding GNAT family N-acetyltransferase — encoded protein: MTEQDNKVERREIARAMVRALECRHELLDAVVESEDYDTAIEAIATLVGTSQVAAEAVLRLSFDRLTRVSRDRIAAELEDLNSQLSFMAEHQASLGNNLVLRPFAADKDRDLFAARTDDVRAAGDGSGAPPGDLDDEIRAALGRVDAEEAAWLVAIDGSDKVGMVFGELSSGEVNVRVWIHPAYRKQGYGTAALRKSRSEMAAYFPAVPLVVRAPAAGS